A genomic stretch from Salvelinus namaycush isolate Seneca chromosome 25, SaNama_1.0, whole genome shotgun sequence includes:
- the LOC120020551 gene encoding probable cation-transporting ATPase 13A3: MEKNDVKIINQGLEDEMEVWGYRPCPWKMVLVAVGAVCTGGLLLLVLYWLPEWGVRGTCTRTPFIREAQTLLLRSTDEFRRWFRAKVHVMLAPGKRPFDGVDLLSPLHIPNGDSIHSFSALQDEHQGKYIHIQPVQVCYFTHHSTKYYWNDLLQNFEVFKGLEDVRVTCSSIHTDHSSGLSKLLQDYRRLFFEVNEIAVRVPSVFKLLIKEVLNPFYIFQLFSVILWSIEQYYYYAAAIVFMSVISIATSLYTVKKQYIMLHDMVATHSIVRVSVCRGTLDVEEAMSTELVPGDVIVIPANGMIMPCDAVLVHGNCIVNESMLTGESVPVTKTSLPSSGEDGAGLYSIEEHKRHTLFCGTHVIQTRFYTGELVKAVVVRTGFSTEKGQLVRSILYPKPTDFKLYRDAYLFLLCLVGVAGIGFIYTIVLSIINQVPAKTIVVESLDIITITVPPALPAAMTAGIVYAQRRLKRVGIFCISPQRINICGQLNLVCFDKTGTLTEDGLDLWGIQRVENGSFSPPEDDPANETLVRSSFVSCMATCHSLTKLEGELSGDPLDLKMFNATGWILEEPTEEETALHNPIMPTVVRPPKQVLPEVNQEVNLAQNMELSELTLSYEIGIVRQFPFSSALQRMSVVVRKLGEKRMDAYLKGAPEVVASLCAEDTIPESFTETLESYTRQGFRVIALAHRQLEAKLSWHKVQNLNRDLIETNMEFLGLIIMQNKLKEETAGVLKDLRRANIRTVMVTGDNMLTAISVARDCGMITPHERVIVADATPPKDIQPATINWHYTENHATSKDNRVESVEISLEDVGHVAYGEQYKQQEQGYHFAMSGRSFAVITEHFPDLVQKLALRATIFARMAPDQKTQLVEVLQSVDYTVGMCGDGANDCGALKRAHSGISLSELEASVASPFTSSTANISCVPNLIREGRAALITSFCVFKFMALYSIIQYLSVTLLYSILSNLGDFQFLFIDVAIILIIAFTMSLNPAWKVLVARRPPSSLISGPLLFSVLTQILTCLAFQVLAFVWVRGQSWYEKWTPLSDACNVSSANLTHGPNITLHVDHKNIKNYENTTLFYVSSFQYLAVAIIFSKGKPFRQPSYKNWPFMLSCMALYIFLFMIMLYPVPAIDNFLEIVCVPHEWRITVVIIVLVNAAVSFLLESANEHWCTAFLSWLFYRKGKTPRVRYMQVAQELQEDPNWPPKPATVTYTTSTPLHTVSM; encoded by the exons ATGGAGAAGAATGACGTGAAGATCATCAACCAGGGTCTGGAGGACGAGATG GAGGTGTGGGGTTACCGGCCGTGCCCCTGGAAGATGGTTCTGGTGGCCGTTGGGGCGGTGTGCACCGGGGGGCTGCTGCTTCTGGTGCTCTATTGGCTGCCTGAGTGGGGAGTGAGAGGGACCTGCACACGGACCCCCTTCATCAGGGAGGCCCAGACACTGCTGCTAAGATCCACG GACGAGTTTAGGAGGTGGTTCCGGGCCAAGGTACATGTGATGCTAGCCCCTGGAAAGAGACCCTTTGACGGTGTCGATCTCCTAAGCCCTCTGCACATACCTAATGGGGACAGTATACACTCCTTCAGTGCCCTCCAAGATGAACATCAGGGAAAATACATCCATATCCAGCCAGTTCAG GTTTGCTACTTCACCCACCACAGCACAAAATACTACTGGAATGATCTGCTTCAGAATTTTGAAGTGTTTAA AGGTTTGGAGGATGTCAGGGTGACTTGTTCCAGCATCCACACTGACCACAGCTCTGGTCTCAGCAAACTACTTCAGGACTACAG GAGACTGTTCTTTGAAGTGAATGAGATAGCAGTTAGGGTGCCATCTGTGTTCAAGCTACTCATAAAAGAG GTCCTGAATCCGTTCTACATATTCCAGCTCTTCAGCGTGATTCTGTGGAGCATTGAACAGTATTACTACTACGCCGCTGCCATAGTCTTCATGTCTGTCATATCCATAGCTACCTCGCTGTACACCGTCAAGAAG CAATACATCATGCTGCATGACATGGTGGCGACCCACAGTATTGTACGTGTCTCAGTGTGCAGAGGGACGCTCG ATGTCGAGGAGGCCATGTCCACAGAGCTGGTCCCTGGTGATGTCATCGTCATCCCGGCCAATGGAATGATCATGCCCTGTGACGCCGTGTTGGTTCATGGAAACTGCATCGTCAACGAGAGCATGCTGACAG GTGAGAGTGTGCCTGTCACCAAGACCAGCCTACCCAGCTCAGGAGAAGATGGGGCTGGCCTCTATAGCATAGAGGAACACAAGAGACACACGCTGTTCTGTGGCACTCACGTCATTCAGACCCGCTTCTACACCGGGGAACTGGTCAAGGCCGTGGTGGTCAGGACTG GTTTCAGCACAGAGAAGGGCCAGCTGGTGCGCTCCATCCTGTACCCCAAGCCCACTGACTTCAAGCTGTACAGAGATGCCTATCTCTTCCTGCTCTGTCTGGTGGGAGTGGCCGGCATTGGCTTCATCTACACGATCGTCCTCAGCATCATAAACCAG GTTCCAGCCAAAACCATAGTGGTTGAATCTCTGGACATTATCACCATCACGGTGCCCCCGGCGCTGCCTGCAGCCATGACAGCTGGCATCGTCTATGCCCAGCGCCGGCTGAAACGTGTGGGTATCTTCTGCATCAGCCCCCAGAGGATCAACATCTGTGGCCAACTCAACCTCGTCTGCTTCGACAAG ACTGGTACTCTCACTGAAGATGGTTTGGACCTTTGGGGGATCCAGAGAGTTGAAAATGGCAG TTTCTCTCCCCCAGAGGATGACCCAGCCAATGAGACCCTAGTCAGGTCCTCGTTTGTGTCTTGCATGGCCACTTGCCACTCTCTGACCAAGCTAGAGGGAGAACTCTCCGGAGACCCACTGGACCTCAAGATGTTCAACGCTACAGGCTGG ATTCTAGAGGAGCCAACAGAGGAAGAAACAGCCCTACACAATCCCATAATGCCCACCGTGGTGCGGCCACCCAAACAGGTGCTCCCAGAGGTCAACCAGGAAGTCAATCTAGCACAGAACATG GAGCTGTCTGAGCTGACG TTGTCCTATGAGATTGGGATCGTCCGGCAGTTTCCATTCTCGTCAGCTCTACAGAGGATGAGTGTGGTGGTCCGGAAGCTGGGGGAGAAGCGCATGGACGCCTACCTCAAGGGGGCGCCAGAGGTTGTGGCCAGCCTCTGCGCAGAGGACACAA TACCAGAGAGCTTCACAGAGACCCTGGAGTCTTACACCAGGCAGGGATTCAGAGTCATAGCCTTGGCCCATCGCCAGCTGGAGGCCAAACTCTCCTGGCACAAGGTCCAGAACCTCAACAG AGATCTCATAGAGACCAATATGGAGTTCCTTGGGCTCATAATCATGCAAAACAAGCTAAAGGAAGAGACTGCTGGGGTTTTAAAAGACCTACGACGTGCAAACATCCGCACTGTGATGGTTACAG GCGATAATATGCTAACCGCTATATCAGTAGCCAGAGACTGTGGGATGATAACCCCTCATGAGAGGGTCATCGTAGCAGACGCCACACCTCCCAAAGACATCCAGCCTGCTACGATCAATTGGCACTACACAGAGAACCACGCCACCAGCAAAGACAACCGTGTTGAG TCAGTGGAAATCAGCCTTGAGGATGTGGGCCATGTGGCTTATGGTGAGCAGTACAAGCAGCAGGAGCAGGGCTACCACTTTGCCATGAGTGGCAGGTCCTTTGCTGTCATCACCGAACACTTCCCTGACCTAGTCCAAAAG CTGGCACTGCGTGCCACAATATTCGCCCGCATGGCTCCTGACCAGAAGACTCAGCTGGTAGAGGTCCTACAGAGTGTGGA CTATACTGTAGGGATGTGTGGTGATGGTGCCAATGACTGTGGC GCCCTAAAGAGAGCTCACAGTGGGATCTCTCTGTCAGAGTTGGAGGCCTCAGTCGCCTCCCCCTTCACCTCCTCCACCGCCAACATCTCCTGTGTGCCCAACCTCATTAG AGAGGGGCGAGCTGCTCTCATCACCTCCTTCTGTGTGTTCAAGTTCATGGCCCTGTACAGCATCATCCAATACCTCAGTGTCACGCTCCTCTACTCT ATCCTCAGCAACCTGGGAGACTTCCAGTTCCTCTTCATTGACGTTGCTATCATTCTGATCATTGCCTTCACAA TGAGTCTGAACCCAGCGTGGAAGGTTCTGGTGGCGCGGCGCCCCCCGTCCAGTCTAATCTCAGGCCCTCTGCTGTTCTCCGTGCTGACCCAGATCCTCACCTGTCTGGCCTTCCAGGTCCTGGCCTTCGTCTGGGTCCGGGGCCAGAGCTGGTACGAGAAATGGACGCCCCTCTCAGA TGCCTGTAATGTTTCCAGTGCCAATCTCACCCATGGTCCCAACATAACGTTACATGTCGACCACAAGAACATCAAGAACTATGAGAACACTACACTCTTCTACGTCTCCTCCTTCCAGTACCTGGCAGTGGCCATCATCTTCTCCAAGGGAAAACCGTTCAGACAGCCAAGCTATAAAAACT GGCCGTTCATGCTATCCTGTATGGCTCTGTACATATTCCTCTTCATGATCATGCTGTATCCTGTTCCTGCCATCGACAATTTCCTGGAG ATTGTGTGTGTTCCCCATGAATGGCGCATAACAGTGGTCATCATTGTCCTAGTGAACGCTGCTGTGTCTTTCCTATTGGAG TCTGCTAATGAGCATTGGTGCACGGCGTTCCTCTCCTGGCTGTTCTATCGGAAGGGGAAGACCCCCAGAGTGCGCTACATGCAAGTCGCCCAGGAGCTGCAGGAGGACCCCAACTGGCCCCCCAAACCTGCTACCGTCACCTACACCACCAGCACCCCCCTCCACACTGTCAGCATGTGA